In Verrucomicrobiia bacterium, the sequence GACCCGACTTTGCTTTTCACCAATGCCGGGATGAACCAGTTCAAAAAGGTTTTTTTGGGGCTGGAGAACCGCCCGTACAAACGGGCCGCTTCCTCGCAGAAATGCAT encodes:
- a CDS encoding alanine--tRNA ligase-related protein is translated as MKSADIRESFLKYFEASGHIRVPSSPLVPEEDPTLLFTNAGMNQFKKVFLGLENRPYKRAASSQKC